One Streptomyces sp. V4I8 genomic window carries:
- a CDS encoding oxygenase MpaB family protein: protein MLTAVREQLGQALFRRVAGPDGPATSARIHHTPGPRWFGPDRPIRTVHGDTSMFIGGLSALLLQSLHPLAMAAVAGHSGYRGDPWGRLQRTSTFLAVTTYGTAADAQRAVDHVRAIHERIRGTTAEGVPYHAADPHLLGWVHAAETDSFLRAHERYGAHPLDAAAYDAYVADTARVAEALGVVDPPRDRDELAERLSAYRPELRATPETRAAARFLLFQPPLPLAVRPFYGGLAANAVVLLPPWARGMLWLPRLPVVEDLAVRPTGQALTRTIRWAMTPQRPSRPT from the coding sequence GTGCTGACCGCAGTCCGTGAACAACTGGGCCAGGCCCTGTTCCGGCGCGTCGCCGGCCCCGACGGCCCGGCGACGAGCGCCCGCATCCACCACACCCCCGGCCCACGCTGGTTCGGACCCGACCGCCCGATCCGCACGGTCCACGGGGACACCTCGATGTTCATCGGCGGGCTGAGCGCACTGCTCCTGCAGTCCCTTCACCCGCTCGCCATGGCGGCGGTGGCCGGGCACTCCGGTTACCGCGGCGACCCCTGGGGCCGACTGCAGAGAACCAGCACGTTCCTGGCCGTGACGACCTACGGTACCGCCGCCGACGCCCAGCGGGCGGTCGACCACGTCCGCGCCATCCACGAACGCATCCGCGGCACGACGGCCGAGGGCGTGCCCTACCACGCGGCCGACCCGCACCTGCTCGGCTGGGTGCACGCCGCCGAGACGGACAGCTTCCTGCGCGCCCACGAACGCTATGGGGCGCACCCGCTGGATGCCGCCGCCTATGACGCCTACGTCGCCGACACCGCGCGTGTCGCCGAAGCGCTGGGCGTGGTCGACCCCCCGCGCGACCGTGACGAACTCGCCGAACGGCTGTCCGCGTACCGGCCCGAACTGCGGGCCACCCCCGAGACCCGGGCCGCCGCCCGCTTCCTGCTCTTCCAGCCTCCCCTGCCCCTCGCGGTGCGGCCCTTCTACGGCGGGCTGGCCGCGAACGCCGTCGTGCTGCTCCCGCCCTGGGCCCGCGGCATGCTGTGGCTGCCCCGGCTGCCGGTCGTCGAGGACCTCGCCGTACGCCCCACCGGCCAGGCCCTCACCCGCACCATCCGCTGGGCCATGACCCCACAGCGCCCGTCCCGGCCGACCTGA
- a CDS encoding DUF1062 domain-containing protein, translating into MPTCLPLVLRRCHTCASERFRAGGKFRVNAHHKLIDVWLLVLCTACGETAKLTVLERVHVRSVRPELLDRLHDNDLGLAAELLQDPVVQRRNRIALDWAGAWRLDTGGSDHLDHEVIDVSVRFAARIPVRPVRLIAEGCGLSRAEVERLIAEGRLVSAVRLSGKLSGDFTFTLKR; encoded by the coding sequence ATGCCCACCTGCCTGCCGCTCGTTCTGCGCCGATGCCACACGTGCGCGTCCGAGCGCTTCCGGGCCGGCGGTAAATTTCGCGTCAACGCACACCACAAGCTCATCGACGTCTGGCTCCTCGTGCTCTGTACGGCTTGCGGGGAAACGGCGAAGCTCACGGTCCTGGAGCGGGTGCATGTGCGCTCCGTACGGCCGGAGCTGCTGGACCGGCTGCATGACAACGACCTTGGCCTGGCAGCCGAGTTGCTCCAGGATCCGGTCGTGCAGCGCCGTAATCGCATCGCCCTCGACTGGGCGGGCGCCTGGCGCCTCGACACCGGCGGATCGGATCACCTGGACCACGAGGTGATCGACGTGTCGGTCCGCTTCGCGGCACGGATCCCTGTCCGGCCGGTGCGACTGATCGCTGAGGGTTGCGGTCTGTCCCGGGCCGAGGTCGAGCGGCTGATCGCGGAGGGGAGGCTCGTCTCGGCGGTCCGGCTGAGCGGCAAGCTCTCCGGCGACTTCACCTTCACGCTCAAGCGCTGA
- a CDS encoding sensor histidine kinase: protein MRRRPGLSARLKLTLSYAGFLAVAGALLLAVVWGFLLRYVPDNSQGLLGISPNRYLLVRTFAPAAAVAMVFLLVFGLVGGWILAGRMLAPLNRITAAARVAGKGSLAHRIRMEGRQDEFRELADAFDTMLEQLESHVAEQQRFAANASHELRTPLAISRTLLDVARRDPTRDHDELFQRLQAVNTRAIDLTEALLLLSRSERGNFSRGSVDLSLVAEEAAETLLPLAEQRGITLDVTGGAAPTSGSAELLPRMVTNLVQNAIVHNLPAGGTVTVRTEAHGDTSVLRVENTGPPLPPELVPTLTEPFQRGTERVRADEHAGVGLGLAIVHSIVRAHDGTLDLVPRPAGGLLVTVRLPGTP from the coding sequence ATGCGTAGACGCCCCGGGCTCAGTGCCCGACTGAAACTCACCCTGAGCTACGCGGGGTTCCTCGCCGTCGCCGGCGCTCTCCTGCTGGCCGTGGTGTGGGGGTTCCTGCTGCGCTACGTACCCGACAACTCCCAGGGCCTGCTCGGGATCTCACCCAACCGCTACCTCCTGGTGCGCACCTTCGCCCCCGCCGCGGCCGTGGCGATGGTCTTCCTGCTCGTGTTCGGCCTCGTCGGGGGATGGATCCTCGCCGGCCGGATGCTCGCACCGCTCAACCGGATCACGGCCGCGGCACGGGTGGCCGGGAAGGGATCGCTGGCCCACCGGATCCGCATGGAAGGCCGCCAGGACGAATTCCGGGAACTCGCCGACGCGTTCGACACCATGCTCGAACAACTCGAATCGCACGTCGCCGAGCAGCAGAGGTTCGCCGCGAACGCCTCCCATGAACTGCGCACCCCGCTGGCCATCTCACGGACACTGCTCGACGTCGCCCGCAGGGACCCCACGCGGGACCACGACGAACTCTTCCAACGCCTGCAGGCCGTCAACACGCGCGCGATCGATCTCACCGAGGCGCTCCTGCTGCTCAGCCGCAGCGAGCGCGGGAACTTCAGCCGCGGGAGCGTCGACCTCTCCCTCGTCGCCGAAGAGGCCGCCGAAACCCTGCTCCCCCTCGCCGAACAGCGCGGAATCACGCTCGACGTCACCGGCGGAGCGGCCCCGACCAGCGGCTCCGCGGAGCTTCTGCCGCGGATGGTGACGAACCTCGTCCAGAACGCCATCGTCCACAACCTCCCCGCCGGCGGCACCGTGACGGTCCGCACCGAAGCCCACGGCGACACAAGCGTGCTGCGGGTCGAGAACACGGGTCCTCCGCTCCCACCGGAACTGGTACCGACCCTGACCGAACCCTTCCAGCGCGGAACGGAACGCGTACGCGCCGACGAGCACGCCGGCGTCGGGCTCGGTCTGGCCATCGTGCACAGCATCGTCCGCGCCCACGACGGGACCCTCGACCTCGTCCCCCGCCCCGCCGGCGGTCTCCTCGTCACGGTCCGGCTTCCCGGCACGCCGTAG
- a CDS encoding response regulator transcription factor has translation MRVLIVEDEPYLAEAVRDGLRLEAIAADIAGDGDSALELLSVHSYDLAVLDRDIPGPSGDEVARRIVASGSGIPILMLTAADRIDDKASGFELGADDYLTKPFELRELVLRLRALDRRRAHARPPVREIAGLRLDPFRREVFRDGRYVALTRKQFAVLEVLVAAEGGVVSAEELLERAWDENADPLTNAVRITVSALRKRLGEPWIIATVPGVGYRIDSGPDTARPGGTHA, from the coding sequence ATGCGCGTACTGATCGTGGAGGACGAGCCCTACCTGGCCGAGGCCGTCCGTGACGGTCTGCGGCTGGAGGCGATCGCCGCCGACATCGCCGGCGACGGCGACTCCGCCCTGGAACTGCTCAGCGTCCACTCCTATGACCTCGCGGTCCTCGACCGCGACATCCCCGGCCCCTCCGGCGACGAGGTCGCCCGGCGCATCGTCGCCTCCGGCAGCGGCATCCCGATCCTCATGCTCACCGCCGCCGACCGGATCGACGACAAGGCTTCCGGGTTCGAGCTCGGCGCCGACGACTACCTCACCAAACCGTTCGAGCTGCGGGAGCTCGTCCTGCGTCTGCGGGCGCTCGACCGCAGACGGGCGCACGCCCGGCCTCCGGTCCGTGAGATCGCGGGCCTGCGGCTCGATCCCTTCCGCCGGGAGGTCTTCCGCGACGGACGCTACGTCGCGCTCACCCGCAAGCAGTTCGCCGTGCTGGAGGTCCTCGTCGCCGCCGAGGGCGGGGTCGTCAGTGCCGAGGAGCTGCTGGAACGGGCCTGGGACGAGAACGCCGACCCCCTCACCAACGCCGTGCGCATCACCGTCTCCGCACTGCGCAAACGGCTCGGCGAACCATGGATCATCGCCACGGTCCCGGGTGTCGGCTACCGCATCGACAGCGGCCCCGACACCGCGCGCCCCGGCGGTACGCATGCGTAG
- a CDS encoding 2-phosphosulfolactate phosphatase, which yields MDARFLGIAELVEAPSVAVVVDVMRAFTVAAWAFAQGAERIVLAESLDEALALKARHPEWVALKDGPPAPGFDAVNSPGLLRSVDLGGRTVVQKTTAGTVGALAVKEASLVLCAGFVVAEATARLVRSRECDRVTFVVTGEDGQAEEDLACAQYIAGRAVGTGADAAEFLRRAAASRAAAELADGVRQGVHPDDVALCLELDRFPFAMVAALEGTLMVLRPTPCLR from the coding sequence ATGGACGCTCGTTTCCTTGGTATCGCCGAGCTCGTCGAAGCCCCGTCCGTGGCGGTCGTGGTCGATGTGATGCGTGCTTTCACTGTGGCTGCCTGGGCCTTTGCCCAGGGGGCGGAGAGGATCGTTCTTGCCGAGTCACTGGACGAAGCTCTGGCGCTGAAGGCTCGCCACCCGGAATGGGTGGCGCTCAAAGACGGTCCGCCCGCGCCCGGGTTCGACGCCGTCAACTCGCCGGGCCTGCTGCGATCTGTCGACCTCGGCGGACGGACCGTTGTGCAGAAGACCACGGCGGGGACGGTCGGGGCCCTTGCGGTCAAGGAGGCGTCGCTGGTGCTGTGCGCCGGCTTCGTGGTGGCGGAGGCAACGGCTCGGCTCGTGCGGAGCCGGGAGTGTGACCGTGTCACGTTCGTGGTCACCGGCGAAGACGGTCAGGCCGAGGAAGACCTGGCGTGTGCCCAGTACATCGCCGGTAGAGCCGTCGGGACTGGGGCGGATGCTGCCGAGTTCCTCCGCCGCGCCGCCGCGTCGCGTGCCGCCGCCGAACTGGCGGATGGTGTGCGTCAAGGAGTCCATCCCGATGATGTCGCACTCTGTCTTGAGCTCGACCGGTTTCCCTTTGCCATGGTGGCGGCCTTGGAAGGCACGCTCATGGTCCTGCGCCCTACGCCCTGCCTTCGCTGA
- a CDS encoding MSMEG_6728 family protein yields the protein MQTFLPHPDFRQTALLLDRRRLGKQRVEALQVLRGLTVPGYGWRRHPAVRMWTGYEEALVRYGLEICRVWRDQGHQDSCAASLVAGLAAHRPGAAVRDQAELAAAGELPPWLGDEAFHESHRSALVRKDRDAYAGLFPGVPDDLPYVWPASDREPRHAPTAR from the coding sequence ATGCAGACCTTCCTGCCCCACCCCGACTTCCGGCAGACGGCCCTGCTCCTGGACCGGCGCCGGCTGGGCAAGCAGCGCGTGGAGGCACTGCAAGTCCTGCGCGGCCTGACCGTACCCGGCTACGGCTGGCGTCGGCACCCGGCCGTACGGATGTGGACCGGGTACGAGGAGGCACTCGTCCGCTACGGCCTGGAGATCTGCCGCGTCTGGCGGGATCAGGGACACCAGGACAGCTGCGCCGCTTCCCTGGTCGCCGGACTGGCCGCGCACCGGCCGGGCGCCGCCGTCCGTGACCAGGCGGAACTGGCCGCCGCGGGCGAGCTGCCGCCCTGGCTCGGAGACGAGGCCTTCCACGAGAGCCACCGCTCGGCGCTGGTCCGCAAAGACCGGGACGCGTACGCCGGCCTGTTCCCCGGCGTACCCGACGACCTGCCCTACGTATGGCCGGCCTCGGACCGTGAACCACGGCACGCGCCCACCGCCCGGTGA
- a CDS encoding ABC transporter substrate-binding protein, with protein MNTPPSPPGAERTDGSSVRIGVLAPLTRPGWAEAGRHLLAGLELAVGEVNGAGGIGGRPLQLLVRDTAADPRKAAAAVDELAGLGVAALAGEYHSVVARAAATRADALGLPFLCSSAVLDALTEQPTRWVARLSPPQSRGWQLYADFLLGAGHRRIAVAAQPSVYWASGARILRDHLAPRGGTVIDLDMGALTPTAVCDELVDRRATALLLLVGHPEPAVSIVQSVRRDQRLTESLIGAPAGQPEFAEWATSLGDDGAAIPFLRYLPERLSPLGARVGAALRERLPEAPSFVAFEGYDTITVLADVLRSHGPDRALTADSWPHVAVEGTRGRIQFSRTPGISVWQWAEAPVQVVDRDPAAPDRFRILHAG; from the coding sequence ATGAACACGCCACCATCGCCACCCGGAGCGGAGCGGACCGACGGATCATCCGTCCGGATCGGCGTTCTCGCTCCGCTCACCCGGCCCGGCTGGGCCGAGGCGGGCCGCCACTTGCTCGCCGGACTCGAACTGGCCGTCGGCGAAGTCAACGGCGCCGGCGGGATCGGCGGACGCCCCCTCCAGCTGCTGGTCCGAGACACCGCGGCTGATCCGCGGAAGGCCGCGGCGGCCGTGGACGAATTGGCCGGCCTGGGCGTGGCCGCCCTGGCGGGGGAGTATCACAGCGTCGTCGCTCGCGCCGCTGCCACCAGGGCCGATGCCCTCGGCCTGCCGTTCCTCTGCTCGTCAGCGGTTCTCGACGCGCTCACCGAACAGCCGACGCGATGGGTCGCGCGCCTCTCCCCGCCGCAGTCCCGTGGCTGGCAGCTCTACGCGGACTTCCTCCTCGGCGCGGGCCACAGGCGCATCGCCGTGGCAGCCCAGCCGAGTGTCTACTGGGCGTCCGGGGCGCGCATCCTCCGGGACCACCTCGCTCCCCGCGGCGGCACCGTCATCGACCTCGACATGGGCGCGCTCACCCCCACGGCTGTGTGCGACGAACTCGTCGACCGTCGCGCCACAGCCCTCCTCCTTCTGGTCGGCCACCCGGAGCCGGCCGTGTCCATCGTCCAGTCCGTCCGTCGCGACCAGCGCCTCACCGAGAGCCTGATCGGTGCTCCGGCCGGGCAACCGGAGTTCGCCGAATGGGCGACGTCGCTCGGCGACGACGGCGCCGCGATCCCGTTCCTGCGCTACCTGCCCGAGCGCCTCAGCCCACTCGGCGCGCGAGTCGGGGCGGCCCTCCGCGAGCGGCTGCCCGAAGCTCCCTCCTTCGTCGCCTTCGAGGGCTACGACACGATCACCGTCCTCGCCGACGTGCTGCGTTCTCACGGCCCGGACCGGGCGCTCACCGCCGACTCCTGGCCGCACGTCGCGGTCGAAGGCACCCGCGGGCGGATCCAGTTCTCCCGCACGCCAGGCATCAGCGTCTGGCAGTGGGCTGAGGCCCCAGTCCAGGTCGTGGACCGGGATCCGGCGGCACCCGACCGCTTTCGGATCCTGCACGCCGGCTGA
- a CDS encoding VanZ family protein: MNRDASPSAPLRRARRTLFLGLAILGVASAVFVVRRPLMMSAPMCMAGRWHGCLDTFNGVVLMTLVALPLAVLVAWALARRRRAAGVTSAWAWRMSLAEVGMVHGTVPFLWLTMMPGGGAGTAPARVSLVPLRDLVTMGPLGIVGNLLVFASLGFFAPMRFAAPASVPRILALGAGCSVLVETAQYVLRLDRVSSVDDVLVNAAGAVLAALASRRWWRTTEKVPSEQVRAAPTPAG; the protein is encoded by the coding sequence ATGAACCGCGACGCATCCCCGTCAGCACCGCTCCGCCGCGCGCGGAGGACCCTGTTTCTCGGCCTGGCGATCCTCGGCGTGGCGAGCGCCGTGTTCGTCGTGCGGAGACCCCTCATGATGTCCGCTCCGATGTGCATGGCCGGGCGCTGGCACGGCTGCCTCGACACGTTCAACGGTGTGGTGCTCATGACGTTGGTCGCGCTGCCGTTGGCCGTGCTGGTGGCGTGGGCTCTGGCGCGCCGTCGGCGCGCCGCCGGTGTCACATCGGCGTGGGCGTGGCGGATGTCGCTGGCCGAGGTGGGCATGGTCCACGGCACGGTGCCGTTCCTGTGGCTGACCATGATGCCGGGCGGCGGGGCCGGCACCGCTCCCGCCCGGGTGAGCCTGGTGCCGCTGCGGGACCTGGTCACGATGGGGCCGCTCGGGATCGTCGGCAACCTGCTGGTCTTCGCGTCGCTGGGTTTCTTCGCCCCGATGCGGTTCGCGGCGCCGGCTTCCGTGCCGCGGATCCTGGCGCTCGGGGCGGGCTGCTCGGTCCTGGTCGAGACCGCACAGTACGTCCTGCGGCTGGACCGGGTGTCCTCCGTGGACGACGTACTGGTCAACGCCGCCGGCGCCGTGCTGGCCGCGCTGGCGTCGCGCCGCTGGTGGCGCACCACGGAGAAGGTGCCGTCGGAGCAAGTGCGCGCCGCGCCGACGCCGGCGGGCTGA
- a CDS encoding RICIN domain-containing protein has translation MGTVWRAVDETLGREVAVKELRAFADGDDADRLAGMRLRMQREARAAARVRHSGVVAVHDVTDHEGHPVIVMELIEGASLDDVVRRQGALDPRYAAEIGAKVLDALAAAHRAGVLHRDVKPGNILLERGGRVVLTDFGIASIDDPGDGADTHLTRSGELVGSLDYLAPERARGEQPGPPSDIWSLGATLYAAVEGGTPFRRTSTWSTITAIVTEPLPEPRRAGPLTPALHALLEKDPASRPDATQAARLLTAIATDQPLPVSSDAPGTMRLSRAAPSAHASETPSAPFTPFTPTAPSAPSAPEGGLRPPAAAGAFGPPPELNRDAVSVQAQPQAPNIDERSPAGPGSRRNRSLTIAAVAAAVLLAGGGVTYLTIGTDSGDDLGKDAAVASPAEPTASRGDDDTPSHEAGSPRASESGGSDEKETGEQAEEGAGSARSQTPEADAPASSGETEASPTASASESTGTGRPTYEFVNVKSGKCLSLDNGGSAVNGTRAVQWTCNGGDEQRWYWAGPSSNMLKNVKTGKCLSTEGGGSTANGAQAIQSTCITDWDAPEQQWARAAGGRLKNGKSARCLSTEGGGSIANGARAIQSACITDWDAPEQQWKPTS, from the coding sequence ATGGGAACCGTGTGGCGGGCCGTCGATGAAACCCTGGGCCGGGAGGTCGCGGTGAAGGAACTCCGTGCCTTCGCCGACGGGGACGACGCGGACCGGCTGGCCGGGATGAGGCTGCGCATGCAGCGCGAAGCCCGCGCGGCGGCCCGGGTCCGGCACTCCGGGGTGGTGGCCGTGCACGACGTCACCGACCACGAGGGCCACCCTGTCATCGTCATGGAGTTGATCGAGGGCGCCTCGCTGGACGACGTGGTGCGCAGGCAAGGCGCCCTCGATCCCCGGTACGCGGCCGAGATCGGCGCCAAGGTCCTCGACGCCTTGGCCGCCGCCCACCGTGCCGGCGTGCTCCACCGGGATGTCAAGCCCGGCAACATCCTGCTCGAACGCGGAGGCCGGGTGGTACTGACCGACTTCGGCATCGCGTCCATCGACGATCCCGGTGACGGCGCTGACACCCACCTCACGCGCAGCGGTGAACTCGTCGGCTCCCTCGACTACCTCGCGCCCGAACGGGCCCGCGGAGAGCAGCCAGGCCCTCCTTCGGACATCTGGTCGCTGGGCGCCACGCTGTACGCCGCCGTCGAGGGCGGCACTCCGTTCCGCCGCACTTCCACCTGGTCGACCATCACCGCGATCGTCACCGAACCACTGCCCGAGCCGCGCCGGGCCGGCCCGCTCACCCCGGCCCTGCACGCTCTGCTGGAAAAGGACCCCGCGTCCCGTCCTGACGCGACGCAGGCTGCGCGGCTCCTCACCGCGATCGCCACGGACCAGCCCCTGCCGGTGTCCTCCGACGCACCCGGCACCATGCGCCTCAGCCGCGCCGCCCCCTCCGCGCACGCATCCGAGACGCCCTCCGCGCCCTTCACACCGTTCACGCCCACGGCGCCCTCGGCGCCCTCGGCGCCCGAGGGGGGCCTACGTCCGCCCGCGGCGGCGGGAGCGTTCGGCCCTCCCCCGGAGCTGAACCGGGATGCCGTCTCGGTCCAGGCCCAGCCCCAGGCGCCGAACATCGACGAACGGTCCCCCGCCGGGCCCGGGTCGCGCCGCAACCGCTCGCTGACGATCGCCGCCGTCGCGGCCGCGGTGCTCCTCGCCGGTGGAGGTGTCACCTACCTGACCATCGGCACCGACTCCGGCGACGACCTCGGCAAGGACGCCGCCGTTGCCTCTCCGGCCGAACCGACGGCGTCCCGGGGGGACGACGACACCCCGTCGCATGAGGCCGGCAGCCCCCGGGCGAGCGAGTCCGGTGGCTCGGACGAGAAGGAGACGGGCGAGCAGGCCGAGGAGGGGGCGGGTTCCGCCCGGAGCCAGACGCCTGAGGCCGATGCCCCTGCCTCCTCCGGCGAGACGGAGGCCTCCCCGACCGCGTCGGCCTCCGAGTCGACGGGGACAGGGCGGCCCACGTACGAGTTCGTCAACGTGAAGAGCGGGAAGTGCCTGTCCCTCGACAACGGCGGCAGCGCGGTGAACGGCACCCGCGCCGTCCAGTGGACCTGCAACGGGGGTGACGAGCAGCGGTGGTACTGGGCCGGTCCCTCGTCCAACATGCTCAAGAACGTCAAGACCGGCAAGTGCCTGTCGACCGAAGGCGGCGGCAGTACCGCCAACGGCGCGCAGGCCATCCAGTCCACCTGCATCACCGACTGGGATGCCCCCGAGCAGCAGTGGGCCCGTGCCGCGGGCGGCCGGCTCAAGAACGGCAAGAGCGCCAGGTGCCTGTCGACCGAAGGCGGCGGCAGCATCGCCAACGGCGCGCGGGCCATCCAGTCGGCCTGCATCACCGACTGGGACGCTCCCGAGCAGCAGTGGAAACCGACCAGTTGA
- a CDS encoding aminotransferase class III-fold pyridoxal phosphate-dependent enzyme, translated as MAVSRMVGWRYSSLSRSEGRPRARSAAPMRRRTGSCRPVRRSRRRAAGILLTDVTILLETVQGEGGLHTAPRRWLARIRELADTTGTLVIVDDIQAGCGRTGTFFSFEDTPELRPELVCLPKSLSGMGLPMAALLIRPETGRWTSGGHNGTFRGHNLAFVAGAAAWATGPTRCSPPTPPNCPMPSAAASRASPTHSRPGSPKPPTGCDEPCSTPASWPRPRVSATS; from the coding sequence ATGGCGGTCTCACGAATGGTCGGATGGCGGTACAGCTCCCTCAGCCGCAGCGAGGGCAGGCCACGCGCGCGCAGTGCGGCGCCGATGCGACGGCGAACAGGGAGTTGCCGCCCAGTTCGAAGAAGTCGTCGTCGGGCGGCCGGGATACTGCTGACCGACGTCACGATCCTCCTGGAGACGGTCCAGGGCGAGGGCGGACTCCACACGGCACCCCGCCGCTGGCTGGCCCGGATCCGTGAACTCGCCGACACCACCGGCACGTTGGTGATCGTGGACGACATCCAGGCAGGCTGCGGCCGTACCGGCACCTTCTTCAGTTTCGAGGACACTCCCGAACTCCGCCCCGAGCTGGTGTGCCTGCCGAAATCGCTCAGCGGCATGGGCCTGCCGATGGCCGCCCTGCTGATCCGCCCCGAGACCGGCCGATGGACCTCCGGCGGGCACAACGGCACCTTCCGGGGCCACAACCTCGCCTTCGTGGCCGGCGCCGCGGCCTGGGCCACTGGACCGACCCGCTGTTCACCGCCCACGCCGCCGAACTGTCCGATGCCGTCCGCAGCGGCCTCGCGAGCATCACCGACGCACTCCCGGCCGGGGTCGCCGAAACCGCCGACAGGGTGCGACGAGCCCTGTTCCACGCCGGCGTCGTGGCCGAGACCTCGGGTCTCGGCCACGTCCTGA
- a CDS encoding SDR family oxidoreductase — protein sequence MRSSPLAGRTVVVTGAARGVGAALAHEIARRGARVALLGHEKDSLEAVAASLPGPALAIEVDVTDLAALATAAHAVRAGLGCPSAVVANAGIAEGGPFLASHPAAWRRVIDVNLTGSAHTARAFLPDLFDTAGYFLQIASLASIGAVPLMSAYCASKAGAEAFAHSLRAEVAHRGVGVGIAYLNWTDTDMVRDADRYTVLRELRTHMPPPARRVHAVDMVAVRLAKGLECRRTAVYAPPWLRLTQPVRAALPSVVLRVSRRALPRIEDAEPFEYTGPLGAGGLADRVASRPRA from the coding sequence GTGCGCAGCAGTCCGCTCGCCGGCCGTACGGTCGTCGTCACCGGCGCCGCCCGCGGCGTCGGCGCGGCCCTGGCCCACGAGATCGCCCGGCGCGGCGCGCGGGTGGCCCTGCTCGGCCACGAGAAGGACTCGCTGGAAGCGGTGGCCGCGTCCCTGCCGGGCCCGGCCCTGGCCATCGAGGTCGACGTCACCGACCTCGCCGCCCTGGCCACCGCGGCCCACGCCGTGCGGGCCGGGCTCGGCTGCCCCTCGGCCGTGGTGGCGAATGCCGGCATCGCCGAGGGCGGCCCGTTCCTCGCCTCGCATCCGGCCGCCTGGCGCCGCGTCATCGACGTCAACCTGACCGGCAGCGCCCACACGGCCCGGGCGTTCCTGCCGGACCTGTTCGACACGGCGGGCTACTTCCTCCAGATCGCCTCGCTGGCGTCGATCGGCGCCGTCCCGCTGATGAGCGCCTACTGCGCCTCCAAGGCGGGAGCGGAGGCCTTCGCCCACTCCCTGCGGGCGGAGGTGGCCCACCGCGGAGTCGGCGTGGGCATCGCCTACCTCAACTGGACGGACACCGACATGGTCCGCGACGCCGACCGCTACACCGTCCTGCGCGAACTGCGCACCCACATGCCCCCACCGGCCCGCCGGGTGCACGCCGTGGACATGGTCGCCGTCCGCCTGGCGAAGGGCCTGGAGTGCCGTCGTACGGCCGTGTACGCGCCGCCCTGGCTACGGCTGACCCAGCCGGTGCGCGCGGCCCTGCCCTCCGTCGTACTGCGCGTGTCGCGCCGCGCGCTGCCCCGCATCGAGGACGCGGAGCCCTTCGAGTACACCGGACCACTCGGCGCCGGTGGCCTGGCCGACCGCGTGGCGTCCCGGCCGCGGGCCTGA